GCCCCCCTCCGCGTATGCGGACAAGTACATGGACACGTCCGCCCCCGGGGACGACTTCGCCTCCCGGCCCAAGGAGTTCGCTTTCTACCCGAGCTATTCGTCAGCCCCCTACCAGGCCGTGCCCGGCTACCTGGACGTGCCGGTGGTGCCCGCCATCGGGGCGCCTTCGGAGGCCAGACACGAGCCGTTGCTGCCCGTGGAAAGCTACCAGCCGTGGAGCCTGGCGGCCAACGGATGGAACGGTCAAGTTTACTGCGGCAAGGAGCAACCTCAGTCGGCGCACATGTGGAAGTCCTCCTTGCCAGGTAAGCAACCTTCGCaccagcctttttttttgggggggggggggggggggggattaataAAAAGAtcgtgatttcatttttttaatgcttggattggatataaaaggtgTATTTAAGGAGAGAGATACTGTAATTAAGTCACGTTGCACGATAAACTTCCCAATGTTTTTGTTCCTATAACATACTATATAACTGTTCTTAATTCGAATTCTGCCTTTTATGGAGCAGACCTCAATTTTTCATGCGTAAATGGTGTTTGTACCTAAGGTaatgtgcgcgcgtgcgtgccgGTCCACTTGTTGACGCTCTCTCGACCTCCGTCCAAGCAGACGCGGTGCCCCTGCACGCGGGAGGCGACTCCAGCTCGTACAGGCGTGGGAGGAAGAAGCGCGTCCCGTACACCAAGATGCAACTGAAGGAACTGGAGCGGGAATACGCTGCCAGTAAATTTATCACCAAGGACAAACGCAGGAGGATATCTGCACAGACCAACCTGTCCGAACGCCAAGTTACCATTTGGTTTCAGAACAGACGTGTCAAGGAGAAGAAGGTTGTCAACAAAATGAAACCGATCAGCTAGTTCCCCCTTTACTCCCCCGCCcccactccacacacacacacacacacacacacacacactctggaCTAGATTGGAACAACAATTACTTGTTGTTTTGACGATTTCCTGGAACTTTTGCGGTGGAGTGAGGGTGGAACAAACCAAAACACCTGCCACTTTGTTGTTCAAGGAGgagaaaaatgtattgaactgcCATATTTGTGAGTCTTGGCTCACTCGCAGAATGGTGCGCAGCGAGCTTCCACCTTTTTATCTGCAGCTTTAACGAGAGTGGTAAGTGCAAAGAGCCACAAGGAAAGGACGCGATTTCGGATTTGGACCTTGGGAATGTTAAATATTAATCTCCCTCATggcgtccttttttttttttttgttttttttttttttttttttttttaaatcttactCACGTTTAGCTTGTAGTGCTTGTTGGAATGCGTGTCCTCGTTCATAACGATCTCCGTGGTGCAATTGTCGAATGCTCAGATAATCTTCCGCGATGTGTTGATGTCGTGCATATTGCTTTTTATAACGTTTGGCTTTTTATGTGGTTGTATATAGTAAATTCTAGCGTGATGTCAGGGTCGTGCGTGTCCGTGCCAATAATGTATTTGGTTGAAATGCACCCAATATTATTGAAAAGGCTCTTTAATATCTAGCAAAACAACCTTGGTTAGGTTTGGTTTTCGCagtttttgttgtcgtttttttggggggggcgttGTAATTTTAATGCATTATTTGTCTTCTGGTCAACAATGTCCCCGCAACTTCACCTTGAAGGCGTCCTGTATCTTATTTTGGAATTGCTTGCGTCGTATTGAAATGCTTATGAGATTGCTAAATGGTTGAAACGTGTGCAGTAAACGTAGATTCGAAAAGATTAAAAAGTCACCTGCAGATTTGTTCTGAAATATAGATGAACACTGCCATCTAGCGACCATTTTGTGACGAACATGATTGAAATCAGTCGACGTCATAACGTTTACATGAGCTTAAAAGACATCTAATAGCTCATCATGCCAATAATATTGCATTGCATTGTCTTATCTGTTATACTATACAAAAGTAGTGAAAGTTTGCAATGTCCAGTCAAACGTAGCCATAATAATCGAACCCGCATGCATTTCTCGATTACTTACGGTATACAAAATAATGAGCAATGCAATGGAAGTCCTACAGGATTTCTTCTCATTTGTATTCTTATTGTACTCCACCCAAGTCAAATGAATTAATTGTCGTGACACTTGATGTTGGTCACGTTCGTGTCATTGTCAGGAACACTTTCGCGCACGAAAGCAATTAACTTTTCAGTTTTCGGGGAATGGTCTAAAAATGTCCTTTTGGTGTCCAAAATGTTTACTATTATTAGCGTGTATACACTGATGgtagattttgttttgtgctgaTTCTCACGCACTATATGCTTAATTTCCACTGTACGATTGTATCCACGCCTTCTCAAATACGTTTTCAAACTAATTTATATCGTCGATGGTGTTTCTGCTGCAAGATTGTGTGATGTgttcaaaaagtaaaatacaagtCGCATGCAAGATCCATGTTGGACATTTAAAATGGACGTgtgtattagttttttttttttttttgttttttttttttaaatcagcacaTTTACTTGACGCCACTCATCGAGCGCTGGCGACGAAGTGCGTTTCGGATACTTTGAGTGAGTGACCAAGTGCAGTTGCAACTGAGCAAGGTATGGCCGTATCATCACTCACGTTTGCTTTGGCTGCATTCATCCGTGAGTCAGCCTGACTGGCAGCCAAATGATAGCGCGACTCCCCTGACAGGCTCACTCACATGGGCGATGCCATCCCATctcgtttttgttttcataaaatccTCTCCCTAATAATTAAGTACTCCCGATCATCGTGGAATGTACCCGGCGTACATGTACAGATTGctaatgaaatgtttttattggaaTAGTTTTGCGACAGGCAATTCAGATTGTTTCGGAAATAGTATATATTACTAGTATAGTATATAATTTATTATCATACACGTGCATATTCCAATGTTTTACAGATTTGAGGTCCAGGCATAGACGAAGATGTACAGACACACCAAAATAGTCTACACgagaaaatgtatacatttgccCAAAAGCCTTGTACATGTTTAGTGACTGCCAATCCCGAATGATTTCATTGCATGAGTCATTTATCCCAAAATATTTGTTACACATTCTGGGCAGCAAAGTTTTGAGTCTTGCACAAGATCTAGTCATTAATCATCTCGGAGCAGCATTGTCGGTAAATTTTCTCTGGGcttgttttactctaatttgaccATAAATGCGACTACTTAATTTGATCATGCGCATGATTAAATTATGGTAAAATGACGTAATCTTTGCCTGGAAAATAATctaatttaacacattttgatcatatgCAACCGGCGTACATCTTCAAATGAAGTAAactcaaaggacttttttttccttttttttttcggcTGAAAAAGTGTCTTAGCATGTTTGCTTGTATACGACATGCGACGCCGTTTGTTGAATTTAAACGTTGCTATTTGTATACATTGGGTGCTAGTGGGTGATTTAAAGTGAGCCCGTTCATCCCAACCcaactttatttatacaaatgcaaaaaaacaaatggacatgAATAAAATCGAACATAAAACacgaataataaaacaaaatgaaatattcgTTTttagtaccacagttcttctgtAAAAACATAAATTTAGTCTGTGACATCGAAACACTCCTGCAGAATTTGCGAATAATCACGTTAGTGTTGAGTTTATACACTCGTGCTCGTCACTTGAAGCACTGAGGACACACGAGGCGTTGCGTCCGCGTGCCCGGAGCCCTCGCGTCGTGACGTCGACGCTGTGTTGCGCGCACGCCAGTCAGCGCACTCTTCGACATGCGCAGTGCGTCGCCACTGCGGAAGACGACGCGAAGGACTGGCACTGACGCGTGGGGCGTTGCTTATTGGTCCCGAGGAAGGCATGACTAGCTCCGATTGGCCGGGCTGAGGATGAAACCATATCTTTGCGCTGAGACGTAACCTGAACGCTCGAGCGTGATCACGTGGGACTTTTATAATTGGAACGCCCATTCCATTTCAAACGGAGGAGCGAGCAAAAATGGACCTTTGCTGCCACCCTGAGGCCAAACAGGGAATTGCAGCGGGGTTTtttttgaccttgccttttACGCACAAGTCACCAGTGATTCCACGCTTCATTTAACTTCAATGCAAAAAAGGACATTGAGCCACAGTTATGCACATTAAAGAATGTTTTGTCTACTTCAGGAAAAtgcctttaaaaatatatatatatatatatatatatatattttttaattttattttatataaaaagcTACAACTCGATCTTAAGTAGTTTACTTTGTCTAATACcttttttatatgtatagtTAATTTTAATCTGAAGTGGTTTCCAAGGAATGCTGTGACGCTTCATCGGCCGAAGTGACCTCCGAGCAGGCCAGCGAGTGAGTCAGACGAGGCCAACAGCAGCACGCGTTGTGCTCTTTACATTGACCTTCGCCGTCTGATAGTAATGAAAGCAaggccaaacacacacacgcgcgcgcgcgcgctcgGCCACCAATATGCGGTCCAGCTCGGCAGCTCAAGGTTGGACCGTAATCCCACAACCCCTCCCCCCACAAAAATCCGGTCCCAGACCGTGACAGCTCGCAAATACAACGCGTGACCGACATCACGCCAAATCCTGCATGTCCAAAATCGTAGCAGCTCGGAAATCCCGCATAGCTAAACTCGTTTGCTGTTTGAATTAAATGTCACACTTTATTGTCCGTTTATCACATGTGGGTAGTGATAAATTATAGTTGGCCTTACTTAGCTCACCTTCGAAGGAGAGCCATGTTTTTCTATTCACACTTCTCTCAAATGCatgtatttgactgttttaaatgtgacattttaaatgactCGTTTTGGTCATTTagagcctaaaaaaaaaaagaaaatagcaaaATTCCACATTGAATTATTTGTTGCTGTCTATTTG
This is a stretch of genomic DNA from Phycodurus eques isolate BA_2022a chromosome 20, UOR_Pequ_1.1, whole genome shotgun sequence. It encodes these proteins:
- the hoxa13a gene encoding homeobox protein Hox-A13a; translation: MTSSLLLRPPRCWLDPSVMFLYDNSGGSDEVSKNMEGFAGGNFAANQCRNLMAHPASLAPSAAYPSGDVPAAEPEKQCSPCSASQNASSASLPYAYFGSGYYPCRMSHHGGIKSCGAQPPSAYADKYMDTSAPGDDFASRPKEFAFYPSYSSAPYQAVPGYLDVPVVPAIGAPSEARHEPLLPVESYQPWSLAANGWNGQVYCGKEQPQSAHMWKSSLPDAVPLHAGGDSSSYRRGRKKRVPYTKMQLKELEREYAASKFITKDKRRRISAQTNLSERQVTIWFQNRRVKEKKVVNKMKPIS